One Salvia splendens isolate huo1 unplaced genomic scaffold, SspV2 ctg609, whole genome shotgun sequence DNA segment encodes these proteins:
- the LOC121790747 gene encoding CASP-like protein 2B1, with protein MSYLGVGVSPGNVPVFHGSNLRVLDKRVRLAELILRCLICALAVVSAVLIGTDTQVKEFFTIKKRAKFTDMKALVFLVVADGIAAAYSFFQLVRCGVSMVRRSVLFNKPLAWAIFSGDQILAYLSMAAVAASVQSAVFSKYGQTELEWMKTCTLFGKFCNQIGEGVATSVAMTLSTLILSAISAFSLFRLYGDNGKETGRW; from the exons ATGAGTTATCTTGGTGTGGGTGTGAGTCCTGGCAATGTTCCTGTGTTCCACGGCAGCAATCTGAGGGTGTTGGACAAGAGAGTGAGGCTTGCAGAGCTGATTCTGAGGTGTTTGATCTGCGCTCTAGCAGTCGTTTCTGCTGTGCTAATTGGGACTGACACTCAGGTTAAGGAGTTCTTCACTATCAAGAAAAGGGCCAAATTTACAGACATGAAAGCACTTGT TTTCTTGGTGGTGGCAGATGGGATTGCGGCTGCCTACTCTTTTTTCCAGCTTGTGAGGTGTGGTGTGAGTATGGTTAGAAGGAGTGTGCTCTTCAACAAGCCCTTGGCTTGGGCCATTTTCTCTGGGGATCAG ATATTAGCGTACTTGAGTATGGCTGCAGTGGCGGCCTCTGTTCAATCAGCGGTGTTCTCCAAATACGGGCAGACAGAGCTGGAGTGGATGAAGACATGCACATTGTTTGGGAAGTTCTGCAACCAAATCGGAGAAGGCGTGGCCACATCAGTAGCGATGACCCTCTCCACGCTCATCCTCTCCGCTATCTCGGCTTTCAGCCTCTTTCGACTGTATGGAGACAACGGGAAGGAAACTGGGAGATGGTAG
- the LOC121790744 gene encoding OBERON-like protein yields MGTSSGAHNNDQSSMLPPRQQQRSGGGGLQTFLPLVSSDAYGSSNHHERGPNSDQVRESPSESAGSRETWPTADALVAKRLEKEKERENGFPEQSVMHHIASSDKLSLMDVARERVETIAEKMQNLPDEYLDKFKYELRASLEGLGGSQQKEEFLFLQKMVQSRGNLTEKTLTLAHRVQLEILVAMKTGIQAFLHPGVSLSQASLIHIFLYRKCRNIACGSTLPAEDCACELCSRRNGFCNLCMCVICNTFDFEVNTCRWIGCDSCSHWTHTDCAIRNGQISMGPCGKNGLSSAEMLFRCRACSRTSELFGWVKDVFQQCAPSWDRDVLIRELDYVSRIFRGSEDSRGRKLLWKCEEIIQKLKIGAADYKVILMFFQELEDSFKNQDNEDAGKMLSPQEAFNKTAEVVQEAVRKMEMVAEEKMLMVKKARFSVEACDQELKDKEREVSELKERQRKKMQIDELESIVRLKQAEADMFEMKANEARREAERLRRIALAKTEKSEEDYASRYLKQRLHEAEAEKQYIFEKIKLQESSRAPQSSGGADESSEMYNKIQDLLKNMYSTPPKADGPSKLGT; encoded by the exons ATGGGGACATCCTCTGGAGCTCATAACAATGACCAATCGTCAATGCTTCCTCCTCGGCAACAGCAACGGTCTGGAGGAGGTGGGCTTCAGACATTCCTCCCATTGGTGTCTTCAGATGCCTATGGATCTTCAAATCATCATGAGCGCGGCCCAAATTCTGATCAGGTCCGTGAATCCCCATCTGAAAGTGCTGGTTCCAGAGAAACTTGGCCTACAGCTGATGCTTTGGTAGCAAAGAGActggagaaagaaaaagaaagagagaatggTTTCCCAGAGCAGTCTGTCATGCATCATATTGCCAGTTCAGATAAGTTGTCTCTCATGGATGTAGCTAGAGAAAGAGTGGAAACTATAGCAGAGAAGATGCAAAATCTTCCAGATGAGTATCTCGATAAGTTTAAGTACGAACTTCGGGCCTCTCTTGAAGGTTTAGGCGGTTCACAGCAGAAAGAAGAGTTCCTGTTTTTGCAGAAGATGGTTCAGAGTAGGGGCAATTTGACAGAGAAAACACTTACTCTGGCACACAGGGTTCAGCTCGAGATCTTGGTTGCAATGAAGACTGGAATTCAAGCATTTTTACATCCTGGCGTCAGTCTATCACAAGCTTCTCTTATCCATATATTCTTGTATAGGAAGTGCAGAAACATAGCATGCGGAAGCACATTACCGGCTGAGGACTGTGCCTGTGAGTTGTGCTCAAGAAGAAATGGGTTCTGCAACCTCTGCATGTGTGTGATCTGCAACACTTTTGATTTTGAGGTCAACACATGCCGCTGGATTGGGTGTGATTCTTGCTCTCACTGGACTCACACCGACTGTGCTATTCGAAATGGACAGATTAGCATGGGTCCTTGTGGTAAAAATGGGTTGAGCTCAGCGGAGATGCTCTTTAGGTGCCGAGCTTGCAGCCGAACATCTGAGTTGTTTGGGTGGGTGAAAGATGTCTTTCAGCAATGTGCACCAAGCTGGGATAGGGATGTTTTGATTAGAGAGCTTGACTATGTAAGTAGAATTTTCCGCGGGAGTGAGGATTCAAGAGGCAGGAAATTATTATGGAAATGTGAAGAGATTATACAGAAATTGAAAATTGGGGCAGCAGATTATAAAGTAATCTTGATGTTCTTTCAAG AGCTTGAAGATTCGTTCAAAAATCAAGACAACGAAGATGCTGGCAAGATGCTGTCTCCACAGGAAGCATTCAATAAGACTGCAGAAGTAGTGCAGGAAGCTGTTAGAAAGATGGAAATGGTAGCTGAGGAGAAGATGCTGATGGTCAAAAAGGCTAGATTTTCGGTCGAGGCTTGTGATCAGGAGCtcaaagataaagagagagaagTTTCTGAACTGAAGGAGAGGCAGAGGAAGAAGATGCAGATCGATGAGCTTGAGAGTATTGTAAGACTCAAACAGGCTGAGGCTGATATGTTCGAGATGAAGGCCAATGAGGCCCGCCGAGAAGCTGAGAGGCTGCGCAGAATCGCACTTGCCAAGACTGAGAAGTCAGAGGAGGATTACGCTAGTAGGTATCTCAAACAGAGACTGCATGAAGCCGAAGCAGAGAAGCAGTATATTTTTGAAAAGATCAAGCTCCAGGAGAGTTCAAGAGCGCCCCAGAGCAGCGGTGGTGCGGACGAGTCGTCTGAGATGTACAACAAAATCCAAGACCTGCTCAAGAACATGTACAGCACGCCTCCGAAGGCGGACGGCCCATCTAAATTAGGTACTTAA